In one window of Clarias gariepinus isolate MV-2021 ecotype Netherlands chromosome 10, CGAR_prim_01v2, whole genome shotgun sequence DNA:
- the si:dkeyp-121d2.7 gene encoding zinc finger protein with KRAB and SCAN domains 8 isoform X2, producing MADTVKTFQAHLTAVMDSLVRASVCEITKLFEDTVNDYLVEISLNRKENEALKLRLRLTENKLRNERKYGLAWAASRRAAGLLGPDEAAGAAKKRRLEPRGKQPKEWSGGTWEEGVGGARDERREERRDVCRTHPPTAAEGEEQEEERRHVSGERKEVASVKEEEDVYRCESARVLQEALQINQTESNTAHDLTPVPTGPGSAVGEVWEQPVLSAGPPNSSEELSLLETALKVECEKEELGSSLISPPQAADKAGDVEFIGLDGLCSSQQDPASSNHEANPAEIGTGSHGDEEEEEEEEEEPSREGEDFLLFCPQCGGGFNSASDLAEHVCPLAEERFQCSVCSRTFSHAWSLKSHECVQVGEQPHRCELCGKRFTHSRSLERHQLVHTGERPHRCPQCGRSFSRLGNLERHQRIHTGERPYECGACGKRFSRIEYLKRHQQIHSGERGERNQMLGDQELKRNQCFSSA from the exons ATGGCGGACACGGTGAAGACGTTCCAGGCGCATCTGACGGCGGTGATGGACAGCCTTGTGCGCGCGTCCGTGTGCGAGATCACCAAGCTGTTCGAGGACACGGTGAACGACTACCTGGTGGAGATCTCGCTCAACCGGAAGGAGAACGAGGCTCTGAAGCTGCGCCTGAGGCTCACCGAGAACAAGCTGAGGAACGAGAGGAAATACGGGCTCGCCTGGGCGGCCAGTCGGCGCGCGGCCGGTCTGCTCGGTCCTGATGAGGCCGCCGGCGCGGCGAAAAAGCGCAGGCTCGAACCTA GAGGCAAGCAGCCCAAGGAGTGGAGCGGTGGCACGTGGGAGGAGGGGGTTGGAGGAGCGAGGGACGAGAGGAGGGAAGAGAGGAGGGACGTGTGCCGCACTCATCCACCAACCGCAGCGGAAGgagaggagcaggaggaggagaggagacaCGTCTCCGGGGAGAGGAAGGAGGTGGCCAGTGTTAAGGAGGAG GAGGATGTCTACAGGTGTGAGTCAGCGAGGGTCCTGCAAGAGGCGCTTCAGATAAACCAGACCGAAAGCAACACAGCGCATG ATTTGACTCCTGTCCCTACCGGTCCTGGATCAGCTGTGGGTGAAGTCTGGGAGCAGCCCGTTCTCTCAGCCGGACCTCCAAACAGCAGTGAAGAGCTCAGCTTGCTAGAAACAGCTTTAAAGGTGGAGTGTGAGAAGGAGGAGTTAGGATCCTCCTTGATCAGCCCGCCTCAAGCCGCAGACAAAGCAGGCGATGTGGAATTCATCGGCTTGGATGGTTTGTGTAGCTCGCAACAGGACCCTGCTTCCTCAAATCACGAAGCCAACCCTGCTGAGATTGGCACAGGGAGCCATGgagacgaggaggaggaggaggaggaggaagaggagccCAGTCGAGAGGGCGAGGACTTCCTGCTTTTCTGTCCTCAATGCGGAGGTGGCTTTAACTCTGCCTCCGACCTGGCTGAACACGTGTGCCCGCTGGCCGAGGAACGCTTCCAGTGTTCAGTGTGCAGCCGAACTTTCAGTCACGCCTGGAGCTTGAAGAGCCACGAGTGCGTGCAGGTGGGAGAGCAGCCGCACCGCTGTGAACTCTGCGGCAAACGTTTCACACACTCGCGCTCGCTTGAGCGGCACCAGCTGGTACACACAGGCGAGCGTCCGCACCGGTGCCCACAATGCGGGCGCAGTTTCAGCCGACTGGGCAACCTCGAGCGGCACCAGCGCATCCACACGGGCGAGCGGCCATACGAGTGCGGAGCATGCGGCAAACGCTTCAGTCGCATCGAGTACCTCAAGCGGCACCAGCAGATCCACAgcggagagagaggagagaggaaCCAAATGCTGGGAGACCAGGAGCTGAAACGCAATCAGTGCTTCTCCAGCGCCTGA
- the si:dkeyp-121d2.7 gene encoding zinc finger protein with KRAB and SCAN domains 8 isoform X1: MADTVKTFQAHLTAVMDSLVRASVCEITKLFEDTVNDYLVEISLNRKENEALKLRLRLTENKLRNERKYGLAWAASRRAAGLLGPDEAAGAAKKRRLEPRGKQPKEWSGGTWEEGVGGARDERREERRDVCRTHPPTAAEGEEQEEERRHVSGERKEVASVKEEEDVYRCESARVLQEALQINQTESNTAHEDLTPVPTGPGSAVGEVWEQPVLSAGPPNSSEELSLLETALKVECEKEELGSSLISPPQAADKAGDVEFIGLDGLCSSQQDPASSNHEANPAEIGTGSHGDEEEEEEEEEEPSREGEDFLLFCPQCGGGFNSASDLAEHVCPLAEERFQCSVCSRTFSHAWSLKSHECVQVGEQPHRCELCGKRFTHSRSLERHQLVHTGERPHRCPQCGRSFSRLGNLERHQRIHTGERPYECGACGKRFSRIEYLKRHQQIHSGERGERNQMLGDQELKRNQCFSSA; this comes from the exons ATGGCGGACACGGTGAAGACGTTCCAGGCGCATCTGACGGCGGTGATGGACAGCCTTGTGCGCGCGTCCGTGTGCGAGATCACCAAGCTGTTCGAGGACACGGTGAACGACTACCTGGTGGAGATCTCGCTCAACCGGAAGGAGAACGAGGCTCTGAAGCTGCGCCTGAGGCTCACCGAGAACAAGCTGAGGAACGAGAGGAAATACGGGCTCGCCTGGGCGGCCAGTCGGCGCGCGGCCGGTCTGCTCGGTCCTGATGAGGCCGCCGGCGCGGCGAAAAAGCGCAGGCTCGAACCTA GAGGCAAGCAGCCCAAGGAGTGGAGCGGTGGCACGTGGGAGGAGGGGGTTGGAGGAGCGAGGGACGAGAGGAGGGAAGAGAGGAGGGACGTGTGCCGCACTCATCCACCAACCGCAGCGGAAGgagaggagcaggaggaggagaggagacaCGTCTCCGGGGAGAGGAAGGAGGTGGCCAGTGTTAAGGAGGAG GAGGATGTCTACAGGTGTGAGTCAGCGAGGGTCCTGCAAGAGGCGCTTCAGATAAACCAGACCGAAAGCAACACAGCGCATG AAGATTTGACTCCTGTCCCTACCGGTCCTGGATCAGCTGTGGGTGAAGTCTGGGAGCAGCCCGTTCTCTCAGCCGGACCTCCAAACAGCAGTGAAGAGCTCAGCTTGCTAGAAACAGCTTTAAAGGTGGAGTGTGAGAAGGAGGAGTTAGGATCCTCCTTGATCAGCCCGCCTCAAGCCGCAGACAAAGCAGGCGATGTGGAATTCATCGGCTTGGATGGTTTGTGTAGCTCGCAACAGGACCCTGCTTCCTCAAATCACGAAGCCAACCCTGCTGAGATTGGCACAGGGAGCCATGgagacgaggaggaggaggaggaggaggaagaggagccCAGTCGAGAGGGCGAGGACTTCCTGCTTTTCTGTCCTCAATGCGGAGGTGGCTTTAACTCTGCCTCCGACCTGGCTGAACACGTGTGCCCGCTGGCCGAGGAACGCTTCCAGTGTTCAGTGTGCAGCCGAACTTTCAGTCACGCCTGGAGCTTGAAGAGCCACGAGTGCGTGCAGGTGGGAGAGCAGCCGCACCGCTGTGAACTCTGCGGCAAACGTTTCACACACTCGCGCTCGCTTGAGCGGCACCAGCTGGTACACACAGGCGAGCGTCCGCACCGGTGCCCACAATGCGGGCGCAGTTTCAGCCGACTGGGCAACCTCGAGCGGCACCAGCGCATCCACACGGGCGAGCGGCCATACGAGTGCGGAGCATGCGGCAAACGCTTCAGTCGCATCGAGTACCTCAAGCGGCACCAGCAGATCCACAgcggagagagaggagagaggaaCCAAATGCTGGGAGACCAGGAGCTGAAACGCAATCAGTGCTTCTCCAGCGCCTGA
- the mif gene encoding macrophage migration inhibitory factor, with the protein MPMFVVNTNVSKDAVPPGLMSELTKDLAKATGKPADYIAVHIIPDQMMMFGGQPDPCALCSLHSIGKIGGSQNKQYSKLLMGLLSKHLGISPDRIYINFFDMDASNVAWNSSTFG; encoded by the exons ATGCCGATgtttgtggttaatacaaatgTTTCGAAAGATGCGGTTCCTCCAGGATTAATGTCTGAGCTGACGAAGGATCTTGCAAAAGCCACGGGGAAACCAGCCGAC TACATCGCAGTGCACATCATCCCGGATCAGATGATGATGTTCGGGGGCCAACCAGACCCCTGTGCCCTGTGCTCTCTCCACAGCATCGGGAAGATCGGAGGCTCACAGAACAAACAATATTCCAAACTGCTCATGGGTTTGCTAAGTAAACACCTGGGCATCTCCCCTGacag GATCTACATCAACTTTTTCGACATGGATGCATCAAACGTGGCCTGGAACAGCTCCACCTTTGGTTGA
- the selenoh gene encoding selenoprotein H isoform X2 — MAARAKAGRGAKRKAVAEVEPEPEPVAKQDKPNEEDKQEDQGQKIIIEHCKSURVYGRNADAVREALLAAHPELRVLVNLQKPRRNSFEITLTEGTKEVVLWTGIKKGPPRKLKFPEPAQVVTALEDALKSK, encoded by the exons atggcgGCGCGTGCTAAAGCag gtcGTGGGGCAAAGCGTAAGGCAGTTGCAGAGGTAGAGCCCGAACCCGAGCCTGTGGCAAAGCAGGATAAACCAAATGAGGAGGATAAACAGGAGGATCAAGGCCAAAAAATCATCATCGAGCACTG TAAAAGCTGACGTGTGTACGGGAGGAATGCGGATGCCGTGCGTGAGGCTCTCCTCGCCGCACATCCTGAGCTGCGGGTGCTGGTGAACCTCCAGAAGCCTCGACGCAACAGCTTTGAAATCACTTTGACTGAGGGGACCAAAG AAGTGGTGTTGTGGACTGGTATCAAAAAAGGACCTCCCCGTAAACTAAAGTTTCCAGAGCCTGCTCAGGTTGTGACTGCGTTGGAGGATGCCCTAAAAAGCAAGTAG
- the selenoh gene encoding selenoprotein H isoform X1: protein MACNRVTPSMEQRVVMQFLINEGVKPVDIHRRLQAQFGDQTLSRSKTLEWCKSFQEVNTCVNNDNPGQRCSGEDDVSRGAKRKAVAEVEPEPEPVAKQDKPNEEDKQEDQGQKIIIEHCKSURVYGRNADAVREALLAAHPELRVLVNLQKPRRNSFEITLTEGTKEVVLWTGIKKGPPRKLKFPEPAQVVTALEDALKSK from the exons ATGGCGTGCAACCGTGTTACTCCGAGCATGGAACAGCGTGTTGTGATGCAGTTTCTGATAAATGAAGGCGTCAAGCCAGTTGACATTCACAGAAGACTGCAGGCGCAGTTCGGCGATCAGACtctcagccgcagtaaaacactgGAATGGTGCAAAAGTTTTCAGGAAGTCAATACATGCGTGAATAATGACAATCCCGGGCAGCGGTGCAGCGGCGAGGATGACGTGA gtcGTGGGGCAAAGCGTAAGGCAGTTGCAGAGGTAGAGCCCGAACCCGAGCCTGTGGCAAAGCAGGATAAACCAAATGAGGAGGATAAACAGGAGGATCAAGGCCAAAAAATCATCATCGAGCACTG TAAAAGCTGACGTGTGTACGGGAGGAATGCGGATGCCGTGCGTGAGGCTCTCCTCGCCGCACATCCTGAGCTGCGGGTGCTGGTGAACCTCCAGAAGCCTCGACGCAACAGCTTTGAAATCACTTTGACTGAGGGGACCAAAG AAGTGGTGTTGTGGACTGGTATCAAAAAAGGACCTCCCCGTAAACTAAAGTTTCCAGAGCCTGCTCAGGTTGTGACTGCGTTGGAGGATGCCCTAAAAAGCAAGTAG
- the clp1 gene encoding polyribonucleotide 5'-hydroxyl-kinase Clp1, with protein sequence MSTEAPEKAGDEVVSSGGGTGGGGGSRFDLEKETELRFEVESGERVQLELLTGLAEVFGSELNRNKKYTFGPGSKIAVFTWQGCSLCLSGKTEVAYVSKDTPMLLYLNTHAALEQMRRQAERDNERGPRVMVVGPTDVGKSTVCRLLLNYAVRLGRRPTLVELDVGQSSVSVPGTMSALYIERPADVEEGFSVQAPLVFHFGSTTPGTNIKLYNKLTSCLAEVFSQRCEVNRKASVGGCIINTCGWVKGSGYQALVHCASAFQVDVVLVLDQERLYNELKRDLPHFVRVVLLPKSGGVVERSKDCRRETRDDKIREYFYGFRGSTFYPHAFDVRFSDVRIYKIGAPSIPDSCLPLGMSQDDTQLKLVPVSPGRDLTHHVLSVSCVEDDTEGGENRSRGILESPVCGFIVVTAVDTQAQVMTVLAPAPRPLPRHTLLIMDIRFIDLK encoded by the exons ATGAGCACGGAGGCGCCCGAGAAAGCCGGTGATGAAGTCGTGAGTTCCGGAGGAGGCACCGGGGGCGGCGGAGGCTCGCGCTTCGACCTGGAGAAGGAGACCGAGCTGCGGTTTGAGGTCGAGTCCGGAGAGCGCGTCCAGCTCGAGCTCCTGACTGGTTTGGCCGAGGTGTTCGGCTCCGAATTGAACCGGAACAAGAAGTACACTTTCGGGCCTGGCTCGAAAATCGCCGTGTTCACGTGGCAGGGATGCAGCCTGTGTCTCAGCGGCAAGACCGAG GTGGCTTATGTCTCCAAAGACACCCCTATGCTGTTGTATCTTAACACACACGCTGCATTGGAGCAAATGAGACGGCAGGCCGAGCGAGACAACGAGAGAGGGCCGAGG GTCATGGTGGTGGGGCCTACCGACGTGGGGAAGTCCACAGTGTGTCGTCTGCTGCTGAACTACGCGGTGAGGCTGGGCAGGAGGCCCACGCTCGTAGAGCTGGACGTCGGCCAAAGCAGC GTGTCCGTCCCAGGCACAATGTCAGCGCTGTACATTGAGCGTCCAGCAGATGTCGAGGAAGGCTTCTCTGTGCAGGCTCCTCTAGTCTTCCACTTTGGCTCCACGACCCCAGGGACCAATATCAAGCTCTATAACAAG CTGACGTCATGTCTGGCGGAGGTGTTCTCTCAGCGCTGTGAGGTGAACCGGAAGGCCAGCGTCGGAGGCTGCATCATCAACACGTGCGGCTGGGTGAAAGGCTCAGGATACCAGGCGCTGGTCCACTGTGCGTCAGCATTCCAGGTGGACGTGGTGCTGGTCCTCGATCAGGAACGCCTTTACAATGAGCTCAAACGGGATCTGCCGCACTTCGTCCGCGTAGTGCTGCTACCCAAGTCTGGCGGCGTGGTCGAACGCTCCAAGGACTGCAGACGAGAGACACGTGACGATAAGATCCGCGAGTATTTCTATGGCTTTCGGGGCTCCACTTTCTACCCGCACGCTTTCGATGTGCGTTTCTCGGACGTGCGCATCTACAAGATCGGGGCGCCCTCCATTCCGGACTCGTGCCTGCCTCTGGGCATGTCGCAGGACGACACGCAGCTGAAGCTGGTTCCCGTGAGCCCGGGCCGGGACCTGACCCACCACGTGCTGAGCGTCAGCTGCGTGGAGGACGACACAGAGGGAGGAGAGAACCGCAGCAGGGGAATTTTAGAGAGTCCGGTTTGCGGCTTCATCGTGGTTACGGCCGTGGACACTCAGGCTCAGGTGATGACTGTACTCGCTCCGGCACCAAGACCGCTGCCTCGCCACACGCTCCTCATCATGGACATTCGCTTCATAGACCTTAAATGA